CATCGGCTTGTTTGCCAACCGCGAGTTTTTCGAAGCGTATGGGCAGCAGGTGCGCAGCCTCTGCGACGCCGCGGGGCGGGAGGTGCGGTTCGTTCTCCCTCCCAGCGAAGGCCAGCGGTTCGATGAGGCATCACTCCAGGCAATCACGGTGGCGACCTTCAACGGGTACTGGGAAGTCGATCCGCAGTTCACGCGCCGCTTTTTTGGCGTGGTCTCACGCGCTCCCCGCCTGCAGTGGTTTCATGTGCCCAACGCAGGCGTCGACCACCCGGCCTTTGCCGCGATTTTGCAGCGCGGGGTGGTGATCACCACTTCCGCTGGTGCGAATGCTGCCCCGGTGGCCCACTCGGTGATGGCGGCAGTGCTGAGCTTCGCCCGCGGTTTGCCACAGTGGCTGGCGGCGCAGCGAAGCAAGCGTTGGCAGCGCCTCGGCGAGCAGCGCGCCGATTTGAACGGGCAAACGATGGTGATTGTCGGCCTCGGCGCCATTGGCCGCGAAGTGGCGCGCTTGGCAAAGGCCTTTGGCCTCCGAGTGATTGCGGTGCGGACCCAGGCGATAGCCGTGCCGGGTGCCGACGAAGTCATCGCCCTCGCTGACATCGATCGCGTGCTCCCGCGGGCGGATTGGCTGGTGCTCACCTGCCCGCTGACAGAACAGACCCGCGGCCTCATCGATGCCGCGCGGCTTGAGCGGCTGCCCCCGCACGCCCATCTTGTGAACGTGAGCCGGGGCGCAGTGGTCGACGAACCCGCGTTGATCGAGGCACTCCGCGCGCAACGCTTGGCCGGTGCATATCTCGATGTGTTTGCCGAGGAGCCGTTGCCGGAAACCTCGCCGCTCTGGGAGTTGCCGAACGTGCTCTTATCTCCGCACGATGCTGCCGGTGCACGGGGCAACCGCCAGCGCGTGAGCGAGCTTTTCCTCGACAACTTGCGCCGCTGGTTGGCCGGGGAAGAGCTACGCAACCGGGTGCGGGCAGGCGAGGTCGTTTAAGTTTCGTGCGTGCTTGCCGCGGCATGCGCCAAGATTTCCAGCGCTTGCGCATGCACGCGCGGGTCGCCCGCAGCAATCACTTGTCCACCGCCGCTACAGTCGCCCCCGCGCCAGTTGGTCATCACACCGCCTGCACGTTCGATAATCGGGATGAGCGCTTGCACGTCGTAGGGTTGCAGTCCCGACTCCACGACCAAGTCGATGCAGCCGAGGGCCACCATGCAGTATGCGTAGCAATCGCCGCTAAAGCGCGTGAGCTGCACGCGGCTCTGCAACTCGTCGAACGCGGCACGCTCTTTGGGCTGGAATATGCGCGGGTCGGTGCACTGCAACCTCGCCTCGCCGAGCGATGTGCAGGCGCGCACGCGTAGCGGTGTGGTATGGCCCCGATGTAGGAACCAGGCACCTAGCGCACTGCCGACAAAGCGCTCGCCGGTAAACGGTTGGTCCATCACCCCCAGCACCGGTGCCGTGCCATCGTTGAG
This portion of the Candidatus Binatia bacterium genome encodes:
- a CDS encoding D-2-hydroxyacid dehydrogenase, which encodes MESIGLFANREFFEAYGQQVRSLCDAAGREVRFVLPPSEGQRFDEASLQAITVATFNGYWEVDPQFTRRFFGVVSRAPRLQWFHVPNAGVDHPAFAAILQRGVVITTSAGANAAPVAHSVMAAVLSFARGLPQWLAAQRSKRWQRLGEQRADLNGQTMVIVGLGAIGREVARLAKAFGLRVIAVRTQAIAVPGADEVIALADIDRVLPRADWLVLTCPLTEQTRGLIDAARLERLPPHAHLVNVSRGAVVDEPALIEALRAQRLAGAYLDVFAEEPLPETSPLWELPNVLLSPHDAAGARGNRQRVSELFLDNLRRWLAGEELRNRVRAGEVV
- the hisN gene encoding histidinol-phosphatase, with translation MALSTEELQEFLAFAHRLADVAGAAILPFFRQAPAERNKSATGGFDPVTAADHAAEEAMRQLIRQRYPEHGIFGEEQGRHAGSGALTWVLDPIDGTRAFLTGIPLWGTLIALNDGTAPVLGVMDQPFTGERFVGSALGAWFLHRGHTTPLRVRACTSLGEARLQCTDPRIFQPKERAAFDELQSRVQLTRFSGDCYAYCMVALGCIDLVVESGLQPYDVQALIPIIERAGGVMTNWRGGDCSGGGQVIAAGDPRVHAQALEILAHAAASTHET